The following are from one region of the Bacteroidota bacterium genome:
- a CDS encoding T9SS type A sorting domain-containing protein codes for MKHALLSVIAFSVASFAGAQITLTQNDVAPLYTQILQANDTMPTVLPGSPGTSQTYDVSATNNHYLDTLLFTLPQFTPYGSSFTSSNLAMYNSQNGTPGYIYLTNNSSVYQVDGTAADPLGTGTIAIPLSNPEELMAWPSTFNTSFIDTAKGMFQMYYGQDPGIGFTVDSFRVHIWVKKTSDIDGWGSCITPAATYNNVLRQNVLRVEYDTIDIYAFGNWAPDFYQQLDSNRIYSYWANGAGFPVAQLTDRQDLGTITSANYILSTAQVGIAEHHNGNVNVYPNPANDVINFSLSGMHAAGITVYDVNGKLVTSLPVNSDHTSLDVSAFNAGIYFYNVTDANGNSISRSRFTVTH; via the coding sequence ATGAAACATGCTTTACTTTCAGTCATCGCTTTTTCTGTTGCTTCCTTCGCAGGAGCGCAGATCACATTGACACAAAATGATGTTGCGCCTTTGTATACGCAGATACTGCAGGCGAATGACACCATGCCCACTGTGTTACCCGGTTCGCCCGGCACAAGTCAGACGTACGACGTTTCTGCAACGAATAATCATTACCTGGATACGCTGCTTTTCACTTTGCCGCAGTTCACTCCTTACGGAAGTTCATTCACTTCTTCGAATCTCGCAATGTACAACAGCCAGAATGGAACACCCGGCTACATTTATCTCACGAATAATTCTTCAGTTTACCAGGTTGATGGAACTGCTGCCGATCCGCTCGGAACAGGTACGATTGCAATTCCGCTCAGTAACCCGGAAGAATTGATGGCGTGGCCTTCTACATTCAACACTTCTTTCATTGACACTGCAAAAGGAATGTTCCAGATGTATTACGGACAGGATCCGGGAATAGGATTCACTGTCGATTCTTTCCGCGTTCACATTTGGGTGAAAAAAACAAGTGACATCGACGGATGGGGCTCGTGCATTACTCCTGCTGCTACTTACAATAATGTTCTTCGCCAGAATGTTCTTCGTGTAGAATATGACACGATCGATATTTATGCTTTCGGAAACTGGGCTCCTGATTTCTATCAGCAGCTTGATTCCAATCGCATTTATTCTTATTGGGCGAATGGTGCAGGATTTCCCGTCGCACAATTAACCGACCGCCAGGATCTCGGCACCATCACAAGTGCAAACTATATCCTGAGCACTGCGCAGGTTGGAATTGCTGAACACCACAATGGCAATGTGAATGTTTATCCGAATCCTGCAAATGACGTGATCAATTTCTCATTGAGCGGAATGCACGCAGCAGGCATCACGGTCTATGATGTGAATGGGAAACTCGTTACTTCTCTTCCTGTAAATTCCGATCATACTTCGCTTGATGTTTCAGCATTTAACGCAGGAATTTATTTTTACAATGTAACGGATGCCAATGGAAATTCAATTTCCCGCTCACGCTTCACTGTTACACATTAA
- a CDS encoding T9SS type A sorting domain-containing protein, whose translation MKKLLLIFLFGLTLMMIGLSRLHAQCSGGTGAGALSPAPSAAFQTMSVTAGNYYTFVVPAGCIPSYDFSFCAADGGSASYDTQLTLLDNSGAYAGGYNDDNCGLQSKISGWTPAAAGTYRILVNNYPCGGTGGAATLAYRSITPPNMTFTSCTTTQPNTGTVAKCDVDQEVIAVQVVTAGTCSALSATQFQINMTGSSIPGTNTNDVTRIHIYYTGLSSLFSASSEFLNGGVVPATGTITINGSQTLQAGTNYFWIAYDINSVSATVTNVIDAQCTQLTVAAVTHVPTATNPAGTRSIVACPAYPGAGSPNMKLWLKSNSGVTTAGPSVTLWNDNSGAGVTGNFGVQPGAPAQSSPTYVANSINYNPYISFNGTTNSLSGANNFAGNSLFNANTNTIFMVQNLKAGTVYFKWETIGTGAYRVGFERNGNSMRFDFVDDVNGKNDVSTTNVINKDVLVDVTSDATNSVVKLNGNTDATKNISAAGAFNPGVGTHRIAIGNNDLTTNNLPAQIDMAEIMSYNTKLATSQIKMVESYLGIKYGITLGNNQGTGSCIIYKNSAGTSVWNNQTGFHNNVTGIGRDDGSTLDQRTSRGILSLNASLDLVTIVNGTFAAPVAFTSNLSTLLVGNNNTSAQSIYGDPTFTDYPASLGANAARIQRVWKAQATNFTQNVSIGFESTMLVGWSPVSNLRLLVDDDGNFSNGGTTIYSGAVLNGSRIEFSGVTNLGNAGNLYFSLATINYTATPLPVVMMNFSGNCENNFVNLAWTTASETNNHFFTLERSIDGINFESVVTIPGHGTSSQVHAYAWVDENSVSSVAYYRLKQTDYNGSTEVLGIISVESCGNPTTVLLYPNPTDGNAYLSFSLGNDAEVYAEVDDAMGRKVFLVTEQKTFAKGNYQLPVSLGDEAKGMYLLRFAINGNYTLYRIVKE comes from the coding sequence ATGAAAAAACTGCTACTCATTTTTCTTTTCGGGCTCACACTAATGATGATCGGCCTTTCCCGCCTTCATGCGCAATGCAGCGGAGGTACTGGGGCAGGCGCACTCTCGCCCGCTCCCTCGGCAGCTTTCCAGACCATGTCGGTGACCGCCGGAAACTATTACACCTTCGTTGTTCCTGCAGGATGTATTCCATCCTACGATTTTTCATTCTGCGCCGCCGACGGCGGAAGTGCTTCTTACGATACACAACTCACCCTCCTCGACAATTCAGGCGCTTATGCAGGCGGATACAACGATGATAATTGCGGCCTGCAATCCAAAATTTCAGGATGGACACCTGCCGCTGCCGGAACTTACCGGATACTCGTCAATAATTATCCCTGCGGAGGCACCGGTGGCGCAGCTACATTGGCTTACCGTTCCATCACCCCGCCCAACATGACTTTTACAAGTTGTACTACAACACAACCTAATACAGGAACTGTAGCCAAATGCGACGTGGACCAGGAAGTGATTGCCGTACAGGTTGTGACCGCCGGAACCTGCAGCGCCCTCAGCGCAACACAATTCCAGATCAATATGACCGGTTCCTCTATTCCGGGAACGAATACCAACGATGTAACACGCATTCACATTTACTACACAGGCCTCTCCTCTCTCTTCAGCGCTTCTTCTGAATTCCTCAATGGCGGAGTGGTTCCTGCTACAGGAACGATCACTATAAACGGTTCGCAAACACTCCAGGCAGGAACAAATTATTTCTGGATCGCTTACGATATCAATTCTGTTTCTGCAACAGTTACGAATGTCATCGACGCGCAATGTACACAACTGACAGTGGCTGCAGTAACGCACGTTCCCACTGCAACGAATCCCGCAGGAACACGTTCCATTGTTGCGTGTCCTGCTTATCCCGGTGCAGGTTCACCGAATATGAAATTGTGGTTGAAATCAAATTCAGGTGTTACAACAGCGGGTCCGTCGGTCACATTATGGAATGATAATTCAGGCGCCGGTGTAACTGGAAATTTCGGGGTACAACCCGGCGCTCCTGCACAATCGAGTCCTACTTACGTTGCGAATTCCATCAATTACAATCCTTACATTTCTTTCAACGGCACAACCAATAGTTTGTCGGGCGCAAATAATTTCGCCGGCAATTCGCTGTTCAACGCAAACACGAATACGATCTTCATGGTTCAGAATTTAAAAGCAGGAACCGTTTATTTCAAATGGGAAACGATAGGAACCGGTGCCTACAGAGTTGGATTTGAAAGAAACGGAAATTCTATGCGTTTTGATTTTGTAGATGATGTCAACGGAAAAAATGATGTGAGCACAACGAATGTGATCAATAAAGATGTCCTCGTCGATGTAACATCAGACGCAACAAATTCTGTTGTGAAGCTGAATGGAAATACAGACGCTACGAAAAATATTTCCGCAGCAGGAGCTTTCAATCCCGGAGTTGGAACACACCGCATTGCGATCGGCAATAATGATCTTACAACAAATAATCTTCCTGCGCAGATCGACATGGCCGAGATCATGTCTTACAATACAAAACTTGCGACATCACAAATTAAAATGGTGGAATCTTATCTCGGGATAAAATACGGCATCACGCTCGGAAATAACCAGGGAACCGGCTCCTGCATCATTTACAAAAACAGCGCGGGCACTTCCGTCTGGAATAATCAAACCGGTTTTCATAATAACGTAACGGGAATCGGGCGCGATGACGGCAGCACACTCGATCAGCGTACATCGCGCGGCATTCTCAGTTTGAATGCATCACTCGATCTTGTGACGATCGTGAATGGAACTTTTGCAGCGCCCGTTGCATTTACTTCTAATCTTTCCACTCTTCTCGTCGGCAACAACAACACAAGCGCACAATCCATTTACGGCGATCCTACCTTCACCGATTATCCTGCGTCATTGGGCGCGAACGCTGCGCGCATACAACGCGTGTGGAAAGCGCAGGCCACCAACTTCACTCAGAATGTTTCCATTGGTTTTGAATCGACCATGCTCGTTGGCTGGAGCCCCGTGAGTAACCTGAGATTGCTCGTGGACGACGACGGAAATTTTTCGAATGGAGGAACCACTATTTATTCCGGCGCAGTACTCAACGGAAGCAGGATTGAATTCAGCGGAGTAACGAATCTTGGTAACGCGGGAAATCTTTATTTCTCGCTTGCGACGATCAACTACACGGCAACTCCTCTTCCTGTTGTGATGATGAATTTCAGCGGCAATTGCGAAAATAATTTTGTGAATCTCGCGTGGACCACCGCTTCGGAAACCAACAATCATTTTTTCACATTGGAACGTTCCATTGACGGAATCAATTTCGAAAGTGTAGTGACGATCCCCGGGCATGGCACGAGCTCGCAGGTACACGCGTACGCATGGGTAGATGAGAATTCCGTTTCATCGGTCGCTTATTATCGATTGAAACAAACGGATTACAACGGATCGACGGAAGTGCTTGGAATTATTTCTGTTGAAAGTTGTGGGAATCCTACAACAGTTCTTCTCTATCCGAACCCGACGGACGGCAACGCTTATCTTTCGTTTTCACTCGGAAACGATGCAGAAGTTTACGCCGAGGTAGATGATGCGATGGGAAGAAAAGTTTTTCTTGTTACGGAACAGAAAACTTTCGCAAAAGGAAATTACCAGTTGCCGGTTTCACTCGGCGATGAAGCGAAAGGAATGTACCTGCTGCGATTTGCGATCAATGGAAATTATACCCTCTATCGCATTGTGAAAGAATAA
- a CDS encoding LacI family DNA-binding transcriptional regulator, which yields MKRISLNELAKQLNVSKTLVSLVLNEKGDAYGISKATQKRVIRKAAELNYRPNLMARGLRNGKSNVIAVIVADISNPFYSKISRSIEDSASRLGFQIIVSSTEENIIKEQRLVEMLVNEQNVNGIIVASTQNSSAKLNAFRRNGLPVVLIDRNLPNAELDYVGVDNYQGAYEATRHLLSLGYKKIGLLKISPSFLSTIKERTRGYEDALKDHGIRPDPQLIREIPFATMRSSTHREVRSLIAPPKSIEALFVVNSNLAAFAFEYIHETGLRVPQDIAVISFDDVEYFRFSNPPVTAVAQPLEEIGTKAVEMLMHQLNNKNKKIKPEKIKLETELIVRKSCGAFLKRGNMTY from the coding sequence ATGAAAAGGATCTCGCTGAATGAACTGGCGAAACAACTGAATGTTTCGAAGACACTGGTGTCGCTTGTGCTGAATGAAAAAGGAGATGCTTATGGAATTAGTAAAGCGACGCAGAAACGTGTGATAAGGAAAGCAGCGGAACTGAATTACCGGCCCAACCTCATGGCGCGCGGACTACGCAATGGAAAATCGAATGTGATTGCAGTGATCGTTGCGGATATTTCAAATCCGTTTTATTCTAAAATTTCAAGGAGCATCGAAGACAGCGCTTCACGACTCGGATTCCAGATCATTGTTTCAAGCACAGAAGAGAATATAATCAAAGAACAACGGCTCGTGGAAATGCTCGTGAATGAACAGAACGTGAATGGCATCATCGTCGCAAGCACGCAGAATTCTTCGGCGAAACTGAATGCCTTCCGCAGGAACGGACTCCCTGTTGTTCTTATTGACAGAAATCTTCCGAATGCAGAACTGGATTACGTGGGTGTCGATAATTACCAGGGTGCGTATGAGGCGACGAGGCACTTGTTGTCACTCGGATATAAAAAAATCGGGTTGCTGAAAATTTCTCCTTCTTTCCTGAGTACGATCAAAGAAAGAACACGAGGGTATGAAGATGCATTGAAAGATCACGGCATTCGTCCCGATCCGCAACTCATCCGCGAAATTCCATTTGCAACCATGCGCTCCTCAACGCATCGCGAAGTGAGAAGTTTGATAGCGCCGCCTAAAAGTATTGAAGCATTATTCGTGGTGAACAGTAATCTCGCTGCATTTGCTTTCGAATATATTCATGAAACCGGATTGCGCGTTCCGCAGGATATTGCAGTGATCAGTTTCGATGATGTGGAATATTTCCGGTTTTCAAATCCTCCGGTCACCGCTGTTGCCCAGCCGCTCGAGGAGATCGGGACAAAAGCCGTGGAAATGCTCATGCACCAGTTGAACAACAAGAATAAAAAAATCAAACCGGAAAAAATAAAATTGGAAACGGAACTCATCGTGCGCAAATCCTGCGGCGCGTTTTTGAAGAGAGGGAATATGACGTATTGA
- the murQ gene encoding N-acetylmuramic acid 6-phosphate etherase: MKKITESPSHYDHLEKMSTTELLRAMNTEDKKVPDAVEKIIPQIVQFVDVISGKMKNGGRLFYIGAGTSGRLGIVDASECPPTFGVPHGMVVGIIAGGDSAIRKAAEFAEDNIEQGWNDLCEHEINEEDVVIGIAASGTTPYVAGALKKCNEKNIITGCITCNPDSPVALTAKFPLVVVVGPEFVTGSTRMKSGTAQKLVLNMISTSVMIKLGRVKGNKMVDMQLSNTKLIDRGTKMVMDATGFDYEKANALLKKFGSVRMAIANK; the protein is encoded by the coding sequence ATGAAAAAAATAACGGAATCTCCCTCGCATTACGATCATCTCGAAAAGATGAGCACGACTGAATTGCTGCGCGCGATGAATACGGAAGACAAAAAAGTTCCGGATGCCGTTGAAAAAATAATTCCGCAGATCGTGCAGTTCGTGGATGTGATCAGCGGGAAGATGAAAAACGGCGGGCGATTATTTTACATTGGCGCAGGCACGAGCGGTCGACTTGGAATTGTTGATGCATCGGAATGTCCTCCCACTTTCGGAGTGCCGCACGGAATGGTAGTTGGAATAATTGCCGGTGGCGATTCCGCAATAAGAAAAGCGGCAGAGTTCGCAGAAGATAATATTGAGCAGGGATGGAACGATCTATGCGAACATGAAATAAATGAAGAAGATGTGGTGATAGGAATTGCAGCATCGGGAACAACTCCTTACGTGGCAGGGGCGCTAAAAAAATGTAATGAAAAAAATATTATTACAGGATGTATAACGTGTAATCCCGATTCTCCGGTAGCACTCACGGCGAAATTCCCATTGGTAGTTGTGGTAGGCCCGGAATTCGTAACCGGAAGCACGCGGATGAAATCGGGCACGGCGCAGAAATTAGTTCTGAACATGATCTCCACTTCGGTGATGATCAAACTCGGGAGAGTGAAAGGAAATAAAATGGTGGACATGCAACTGAGCAATACTAAACTCATTGACCGCGGAACAAAAATGGTGATGGATGCTACGGGGTTTGATTATGAAAAAGCAAATGCGCTTTTAAAAAAATTCGGTAGCGTAAGAATGGCTATTGCCAATAAGTAG